In Xanthomonas sp. SI, the following are encoded in one genomic region:
- a CDS encoding RNA polymerase sigma factor, producing MDELDDDSLRALMPRLRRFAQSLSGDAASADDLVQAALERALRRWSTRRDADALQPWLFAIVYRQFVDARRRAQRWQRVLALFAPQQPTQAPSAEQVHDGRAMLAAFAQLPAEQRALLLLVSVEGFSYRDAATALDLPIGTVMSRLSRAREKLRQLGEGRSGNPALRVLK from the coding sequence ATGGACGAACTCGACGACGATTCCCTGCGTGCGCTGATGCCCCGACTGCGACGCTTCGCCCAGTCGCTGAGCGGCGATGCGGCCAGTGCCGACGACCTGGTGCAGGCGGCGCTGGAACGCGCGCTGCGGCGCTGGTCCACGCGCCGCGACGCCGATGCGCTGCAGCCGTGGCTGTTCGCGATCGTGTACCGGCAGTTCGTCGACGCGCGCCGGCGCGCGCAGCGCTGGCAGCGGGTGCTGGCCCTGTTCGCGCCGCAGCAGCCGACCCAGGCGCCGTCCGCCGAACAGGTGCACGACGGCCGCGCGATGCTGGCTGCGTTCGCGCAACTGCCGGCCGAACAGCGCGCGCTGCTGTTGCTGGTCAGCGTCGAAGGCTTCAGCTATCGCGACGCCGCCACCGCGCTGGACCTGCCGATCGGCACGGTGATGTCGCGCTTGTCGCGCGCCCGCGAGAAACTGCGCCAGCTCGGCGAAGGCCGCAGCGGCAACCCTGCCTTGCGAGTGCTCAAATGA